The proteins below come from a single Triticum aestivum cultivar Chinese Spring chromosome 5D, IWGSC CS RefSeq v2.1, whole genome shotgun sequence genomic window:
- the LOC123123293 gene encoding transcription factor BHLH089 yields MDPAPQLKAEPWRPPHRAGAAGGRAAGEASSAVTGQSSGSRPRRRQREPPASEDDSASARPVSTSGGGGQDLTDAEAKRFKANKSSDENGSFRKDAEADSRNASKAVDQNPPPPKQDFIHVRARRGQATDSHSLAERARREKITERMKILQDLVPGCNKVIGKASVLDEIINYVQALERQIEFLSMKLEAVNAHAHAHNGVETFPTKDFAAPTYNTAPGLTFDPQTPREYAQGSPAAEWLHMQIGGTYERVT; encoded by the exons ATGGACCCGGCCCCGCAGCTCAAGGCCGAGCCCTGGCGCCCGCCGCACCGCGCCGGCGCGGCCGGCGGGCGCGCGGCGGGGGAGGCGTCCTCCGCCGTCACGGGCCAGAGCAGCGGCAGCCGCCCGCGGAGGAGGCAGCGGGAGCCTCCCGCCTCCGAGGACGACTCGGCCTCCGCCAGGCCCGTCTccacctccggcggcggcggccaggatTTG ACTGATGCAGAAGCAAAGCGTTTCAAGGCAAATAAATCCAGTGATGAGAATGGCAGTTTCAGAAAAGATGCTGAAGCTGATTCAAGAAATGCTAGTAAGGCTGTTGATCAAAATCCTCCACCACCAAAGCAAGATTTCATCCATGTGAGGGCAAGAAGGGGTCAAGCAACTGACAGCCATAGCCTTGCAGAAAGG GCACGACGTGAGAAAATAACCGAGCGGATGAAAATTCTCCAAGATCTTGTCCCTGGATGTAATAAG GTTATTGGCAAAGCATCAGTCCTCGATGAGATAATCAATTATGTCCAAGCTTTGGAACGTCAAATTGAG TTCCTGTCCATGAAGCTCGAGGCGGTTAATGCCCATGCCCATGCTCACAACGGAGTTGAAACATTTCCAACTAAAGAC TTTGCTGCGCCAACGTACAACACAGCTCCAGGGTTAACATTTGACCCACAAACACCAAGGGAGTACGCCCAGGGCTCGCCGGCTGCAGAATGGCTTCACATGCAGATTGGTGGCACCTACGAAAGAGTGACATGA